DNA from Aliarcobacter skirrowii CCUG 10374:
TTTTTACTCCAAATTGAAAAAAATGAAAATAAAATATATAAAATAAAAAAATATAAAGGTGTAAAAACTTCATAAACATAGATTTTATTTTCTAAAAAAATTTTTAAATAATTATCAAAATAGGAAGATATATTAAAAATATGTGCAACTATTTCAAGTGGATAAAATATTGTAAAAAATATAGTAATAGGTATTGAGTAAAACTGTTCAATAGCTGTTTGAGGGAAAAAATAGTGAACAATTGGATTAAAAATTAAAAACATCCAAATATTAAAAAATATATAAAGTAAAATTTTATTTCCATTCTTAAAATATTGAATAAACAAATAGATATAAAAAACTGCAAAAATAGAGAACCAAAATCCAATATTAAAAATATATTGTGGAAAAAGTGCAATAACTATCAAAAAAGTATAAAAAAGTGTTATATATGAGATTACTTTTATATTACTTCTTAAAAGATAAAGCCCTAGACTAAAAAGTACAAATGCTCTTAAAAGCGATGGAACAATATCTGTTAAAATAAGATAATAGAACATTATAAATATTGTAATTAATAAAATATCATATCTTCTATTTCTATATGAAAAAAATCTATCTTGTAAAAATTTATAAGGATAGTACAAAATCCAATAAATAACAAAAGATAAAACTGCTAAATGAAAACCTGAAAGTGCTACAACATGAGCTATTCCATAAGCTGTTATTACATCTCTAAGCTCTTTTGAAACTGGAACTGCTAAAAACAGAGCTTCAAAGAGCTCAATAATCATAGCATCCTCATGATTATTTTTAATATTTTCTAAAATTTTATCTTTAAATTCATATCTTTTTTCACCTCTATCAAAGTATAAAACTTTTGTAAAAAAACCTTTTAAATAATCAAAAAAAGAGATATTTCTAGTATCAATTACAACATTTATTAAATCTAATTTTTCAAAGTTATTATCTTTTGAAAAAGAGGCAAAAAATTCAAAGCCATCGCCTTTTAGCTTTATAACATCAAATTTTTCTTTTGGGTAGATATTTAAGACTTCGGCTTTTGTTTCAAAAATATACTCTTTTTTTAACTCTTTATACGACAAATAGTTAAATAAAATATTTATCATAAAAACAAAAAGTAGAAAAAGAGTAAAAAATATACTATTTTTTGATACTTGTAAATCTTGCATAAGTTAAATTATACAAGATTTTAAAAGATTATTACTAATTTTTGTATATATATTTAAAAAGTAACATTCTATAAAAAATCTAACTTTTCTATTTTATTATTTTTTATAAATTGATTATAAATATGCCTCATCTGTTTTAATTCACTCTCTTTAAAAATAGAGATATTTTTTTTAAGTTTATCTACAACATCTTTTGTATCAAGCTGTAATAAACTTTTTGCAATATAATTTTCTATTAAAACCATTCCTAATCTTTTTATAGATTTTGTATATTCCAAAATTTCAAGAGCCTCATTTGTCTTTATTAAAACAATATTAC
Protein-coding regions in this window:
- a CDS encoding ComEC/Rec2 family competence protein, which gives rise to MQDLQVSKNSIFFTLFLLFVFMINILFNYLSYKELKKEYIFETKAEVLNIYPKEKFDVIKLKGDGFEFFASFSKDNNFEKLDLINVVIDTRNISFFDYLKGFFTKVLYFDRGEKRYEFKDKILENIKNNHEDAMIIELFEALFLAVPVSKELRDVITAYGIAHVVALSGFHLAVLSFVIYWILYYPYKFLQDRFFSYRNRRYDILLITIFIMFYYLILTDIVPSLLRAFVLFSLGLYLLRSNIKVISYITLFYTFLIVIALFPQYIFNIGFWFSIFAVFYIYLFIQYFKNGNKILLYIFFNIWMFLIFNPIVHYFFPQTAIEQFYSIPITIFFTIFYPLEIVAHIFNISSYFDNYLKIFLENKIYVYEVFTPLYFFILYILFSFFSIWSKKSFFILNILMIGFNFYLYISGYI